The following proteins are encoded in a genomic region of Vibrio spartinae:
- the rseP gene encoding sigma E protease regulator RseP, which translates to MNSILWNLISFILALGILVAVHEFGHFWVARRCGVKVEKFSIGFGRSLWRRIAKDGTEYSISVIPLGGYVKMLDSRVADVPEHLQHLAFDQKNLWRRTAIVAAGPVFNFLFAVFAYWAVYCIGIPAVKPVIGEVAPTSIVADAGLRSGMEIQSVSGVKTGNWESVNMALISHIGDAQMTLTVREPDAIGHQEILHLDLSTWNFDPEKESPMKALGFKPYSPKVSTVLEQVIDEGAGAVAGLTKGDKIVAIDGKDVSSWQQLVQSVQNSPNKTLELSVLRDGQHLDITMIPNAKTLSDGRTIGFAGISPTVDEWPANYRYNLQYGVFEALPKAVEKTGQVINLTLSMLKKLLVGDVGLNNLSGPISIAKGAGTTAEYGLVYFLGFLALISINLGIINLVPLPMLDGGHLMFFAIEAITRHPVPEKVQEIGYRIGGAIIFSLMAIAMFNDFTRL; encoded by the coding sequence ATGAACAGTATTCTGTGGAACCTCATTTCATTCATTCTGGCATTGGGAATATTGGTTGCCGTACATGAATTTGGTCATTTCTGGGTTGCACGGCGTTGCGGTGTCAAGGTCGAGAAATTTTCAATCGGTTTTGGGCGTTCTCTTTGGCGTCGTATCGCCAAAGATGGAACTGAATATAGCATCTCAGTGATCCCGTTAGGGGGATATGTGAAGATGCTCGATAGTCGGGTTGCTGATGTTCCGGAACACTTGCAACATCTGGCTTTTGACCAGAAAAATTTATGGAGACGGACCGCAATTGTTGCCGCTGGCCCAGTCTTCAATTTTCTGTTCGCTGTTTTCGCCTATTGGGCCGTTTATTGTATTGGTATTCCTGCGGTAAAACCGGTCATTGGCGAAGTCGCGCCCACATCGATTGTCGCGGATGCCGGATTACGTTCCGGTATGGAAATTCAGTCGGTATCTGGGGTTAAAACCGGGAACTGGGAATCGGTCAATATGGCACTCATTTCTCATATTGGTGATGCGCAAATGACACTCACAGTCCGCGAACCTGATGCCATTGGCCACCAAGAAATTTTGCATCTTGATCTGTCAACATGGAACTTTGATCCAGAAAAAGAGTCTCCAATGAAGGCTCTTGGTTTTAAGCCGTATTCACCGAAGGTTTCAACGGTTTTGGAACAGGTGATTGACGAAGGTGCAGGGGCTGTCGCCGGATTAACAAAAGGTGATAAGATTGTCGCTATCGACGGTAAAGACGTGTCTTCGTGGCAACAGTTGGTTCAGTCGGTACAAAACAGTCCGAATAAAACTTTGGAACTGTCGGTGTTAAGAGATGGACAACATCTTGATATCACAATGATTCCGAACGCTAAAACATTATCGGATGGGCGAACCATCGGTTTTGCAGGAATCTCTCCAACAGTGGATGAGTGGCCAGCAAATTATCGTTATAATTTACAATACGGTGTTTTTGAGGCACTTCCGAAGGCCGTTGAAAAAACGGGACAAGTGATTAATCTGACCCTCAGTATGTTGAAAAAACTGTTGGTTGGTGATGTCGGGCTGAATAATTTAAGCGGGCCGATTTCCATCGCGAAAGGTGCAGGAACAACAGCAGAATATGGATTGGTTTATTTCTTAGGATTTTTGGCACTTATTAGCATTAATCTGGGAATCATCAATTTAGTGCCACTTCCGATGTTGGATGGCGGACATCTGATGTTTTTTGCAATTGAGGCGATTACCAGACATCCTGTTCCGGAAAAGGTACAAGAGATTGGGTACCGAATCGGTGGCGCAATTATTTTTTCACTCATGGCAATCGCCATGTTTAATGATTTTACACGCCTGTGA
- the ispC gene encoding 1-deoxy-D-xylulose-5-phosphate reductoisomerase translates to MRKLTILGATGSIGASTLRVMEENPEGFSVVALVAGSDVEKMYQLCCRWQPQYAVMASEQAAHQLRLRLQTDAVKTEVLSGIQAMCDVAALNEVDTVMSAIVGAAGLLPTMSAIKAGKRVLLANKEALVMSGQLFINAVEEFGAQLLPVDSEHNAIFQSLPPSCQQVLGRCNLAESGISHLLLTGSGGPFRYTPVHTLSDVTPEQAIAHPNWSMGPKISVDSATMMNKGLEYIEAKWLFNTSRDQLKVLIHPQSVIHSMVQYRDGSVIAQMGEPNMATPIAHVMGYPEQRLSSGVAPLDFSQLSELTFMQADMARYPCLQLAIDACYEGQHATTSLNAANEIAVDAFLNRGIRFTDIAVINERVLSKVCATSAASVMDLESLLALDKSARQSAQQLVKEYSL, encoded by the coding sequence ATGCGTAAATTAACCATTTTAGGAGCAACAGGCTCCATTGGTGCCAGTACACTTCGGGTCATGGAAGAAAATCCCGAAGGATTCTCTGTCGTTGCTTTAGTTGCCGGCAGTGATGTTGAGAAAATGTACCAACTGTGCTGTCGCTGGCAACCGCAATATGCTGTGATGGCATCAGAGCAGGCCGCTCATCAACTACGATTACGTTTACAGACAGACGCTGTGAAAACGGAGGTCTTGTCCGGTATACAGGCAATGTGTGATGTCGCGGCACTCAATGAGGTCGATACAGTGATGTCTGCGATTGTTGGTGCTGCCGGATTGCTACCGACAATGTCTGCGATTAAAGCCGGAAAGCGGGTGTTACTGGCAAATAAAGAAGCCTTAGTGATGTCCGGTCAGTTATTTATCAATGCTGTTGAAGAGTTCGGTGCTCAGTTACTTCCCGTTGACAGTGAGCATAATGCCATTTTTCAATCACTCCCACCGAGTTGCCAACAAGTTTTAGGCCGGTGCAATCTGGCCGAGAGTGGCATCTCTCATCTCTTGTTAACCGGTTCTGGCGGGCCGTTTCGTTATACGCCGGTTCATACACTTTCTGATGTTACACCAGAGCAGGCCATCGCTCATCCTAATTGGTCTATGGGGCCGAAGATTTCTGTTGATTCAGCCACCATGATGAATAAAGGGCTTGAGTATATTGAAGCGAAATGGTTATTTAATACTTCGCGCGATCAACTTAAGGTCCTGATTCATCCTCAGTCTGTGATTCATTCTATGGTTCAGTATCGTGATGGCAGTGTGATTGCTCAGATGGGAGAACCAAACATGGCAACACCGATCGCTCATGTGATGGGTTATCCTGAACAGCGGCTTTCGTCGGGCGTAGCACCACTTGATTTTTCTCAGTTGAGTGAGCTGACATTTATGCAGGCTGATATGGCGCGCTATCCTTGTTTACAGTTGGCGATTGATGCTTGTTACGAGGGGCAACACGCGACAACATCACTGAATGCCGCGAATGAAATTGCGGTTGATGCATTTTTAAATCGTGGGATTCGTTTTACAGATATTGCCGTGATTAATGAGCGCGTTTTGTCAAAGGTGTGTGCAACAAGCGCTGCCTCTGTCATGGATTTGGAATCTTTACTGGCGCTCGATAAGAGCGCGCGACAGTCGGCACAGCAATTAGTTAAAGAGTATTCGTTATGA
- a CDS encoding phosphatidate cytidylyltransferase, translated as MKLRIITALVLAPLVILGIFKLPLGIFIAVLALLALLGFWEWTQFISLDARLISLLPAVLIGGFSWWCLPENFSMNHALPLPYQVLLWSGFLWWFVASYLAVSYPKSRPLWEHSKGLKHLFGLLTLIPFFWSVLLLRTEGVSVDPYHGAKLVLFVCMIVWVADSAAYFSGRFFGKHKMAPEVSPNKTIEGLIGGVVAACLVAFGLVEWFELHFSSTSMMLVTILLTVIFSVLGDLVESMFKRVAGIKDSSHIIPGHGGILDRIDSLTAAFPVFAFLYFQV; from the coding sequence TTGAAGCTGAGAATTATTACCGCCTTGGTGTTGGCTCCCCTAGTTATATTAGGGATTTTTAAATTACCGTTGGGTATTTTCATCGCTGTATTGGCTCTGTTAGCGCTGCTTGGTTTTTGGGAATGGACACAATTTATTAGTTTAGATGCTCGTCTTATTTCACTGTTGCCAGCCGTCTTAATCGGTGGCTTTAGTTGGTGGTGTTTGCCTGAAAATTTTTCGATGAACCATGCTCTTCCACTGCCTTACCAAGTTCTGTTATGGAGTGGTTTTCTGTGGTGGTTTGTTGCAAGCTATCTTGCGGTTTCTTATCCAAAATCCCGACCCCTTTGGGAGCATTCGAAAGGACTTAAACATCTATTTGGGCTACTCACACTCATTCCATTTTTCTGGAGTGTTTTACTGCTAAGAACGGAAGGAGTATCCGTTGATCCATATCACGGTGCAAAGCTGGTTCTTTTTGTCTGTATGATTGTTTGGGTGGCAGATAGTGCTGCTTATTTTTCTGGCCGATTTTTTGGAAAGCATAAAATGGCGCCAGAAGTTAGCCCGAATAAAACCATCGAAGGTTTGATCGGTGGTGTTGTGGCTGCATGTCTCGTTGCTTTTGGGTTGGTGGAATGGTTTGAATTGCACTTCTCGAGTACGAGCATGATGTTAGTGACGATTTTATTAACGGTTATTTTCTCTGTACTCGGTGACTTGGTCGAGAGTATGTTTAAGCGTGTCGCAGGAATTAAAGATAGTAGTCATATTATTCCCGGGCATGGTGGTATTTTAGACCGCATTGATAGTTTGACTGCCGCATTCCCTGTATTTGCATTCCTGTACTTTCAGGTGTAG
- the uppS gene encoding polyprenyl diphosphate synthase encodes MQKSQLSSEALPQHIAIIMDGNGRWAKARGKPRVFGHKNGVKAVRKTITTSAQLGIQAVTLFAFSSENWRRPEDEIGVLMELFITALSTEAKKLHKNNLRLRVIGDTSRFNSRLQDKIAQTEMLTAQNTGMVVNIAANYGGQWDITQAARQVAEKVATGVLTPADITESILAQHLTMSDLPNVDLLIRTSGECRISNFMLWQLAYAELYFTPTFWPDFNEESLIEAMTWFVNRERRFGCTGEQIKAMMDKR; translated from the coding sequence ATGCAAAAATCACAACTCTCGTCTGAAGCACTTCCTCAACATATTGCTATTATTATGGATGGTAATGGACGATGGGCCAAAGCGAGGGGAAAACCGAGAGTTTTTGGACATAAAAATGGTGTCAAAGCAGTAAGAAAAACGATAACGACATCTGCCCAACTTGGCATTCAGGCGGTCACTTTATTTGCTTTTAGTAGTGAAAATTGGCGACGTCCTGAAGATGAAATTGGGGTACTGATGGAGTTATTCATTACAGCTTTGTCTACAGAAGCAAAGAAACTTCACAAAAATAATCTTCGACTACGAGTCATTGGTGATACCTCTCGCTTTAATTCTCGCTTACAGGATAAAATTGCTCAGACAGAAATGTTGACGGCTCAGAACACCGGAATGGTCGTGAATATAGCAGCAAACTATGGTGGGCAGTGGGACATTACTCAAGCCGCAAGGCAAGTCGCTGAAAAAGTTGCGACAGGCGTTCTGACACCTGCCGACATTACTGAAAGTATTCTGGCTCAACATCTGACGATGTCCGATTTACCAAATGTTGATTTGTTAATTAGAACGAGTGGTGAATGTCGGATCAGTAATTTTATGTTGTGGCAGCTTGCTTATGCTGAGTTATATTTTACACCGACCTTCTGGCCAGATTTTAATGAAGAAAGCTTAATTGAAGCAATGACTTGGTTTGTTAATCGTGAACGACGTTTTGGGTGTACCGGTGAACAAATTAAAGCAATGATGGATAAGAGATAA
- the frr gene encoding ribosome recycling factor — protein MINEIKKDAQERMDKSVDALKNNLSKVRTGRAHPSLLSGISVEYYGAPTPLNQIANVIAEDSRTLAITVFDKELAPKVEKAIMMSDLGLNPMSAGTVIRVPLPALTEERRRDLVKIVRGEAEGGRVAVRNIRRDANTELKNLLKDKDISEDEEHKAQDDIQKLTDVAVKNIDEVLAAKEKELMEV, from the coding sequence GTGATTAATGAAATCAAAAAAGACGCTCAAGAGAGAATGGACAAGAGTGTAGACGCGCTCAAAAATAACCTATCTAAAGTTCGTACCGGGCGAGCCCATCCCAGTTTGCTTTCTGGCATTTCCGTAGAATACTATGGCGCACCAACACCATTGAATCAGATTGCGAACGTCATTGCCGAAGACTCAAGAACACTTGCAATTACAGTTTTTGACAAAGAATTGGCACCCAAAGTAGAAAAAGCCATTATGATGTCGGACTTGGGATTAAACCCAATGTCTGCCGGTACTGTCATTCGCGTACCCCTGCCAGCGTTGACGGAAGAACGTCGTCGTGATTTGGTTAAAATTGTTCGCGGAGAAGCAGAAGGTGGACGGGTTGCGGTTCGTAATATTCGTCGTGATGCTAACACTGAGCTGAAAAATTTATTGAAAGATAAAGACATTTCAGAAGATGAAGAACATAAAGCCCAAGACGACATCCAAAAATTGACTGATGTTGCGGTGAAGAATATCGATGAAGTTCTTGCTGCAAAAGAAAAAGAGTTGATGGAAGTTTAA
- the pyrH gene encoding UMP kinase yields MTTNPKPAYQRILLKLSGEALQGEQGFGIDPTVLDRMAQEVKELVELGVQVGVVIGGGNLFRGEGLAKAGMNRVVGDHMGMLATVMNGLAMRDALHRAYVNARVMSAIPLNGVCDDYNWANAISQLRQGRVVIFSAGTGNPFFTTDSAACLRGIEIEADVVLKATKVDGVYSADPVANPDAELYDRLTYNDVLEKELRVMDLAAFTLARDHQMPIRVFNMNKPGALRRIVMGEAEGTFINNKASL; encoded by the coding sequence ATGACAACGAATCCGAAACCTGCATATCAACGTATTTTGTTAAAACTCAGTGGTGAAGCTCTGCAAGGCGAGCAAGGCTTTGGTATTGACCCGACCGTGCTTGATCGGATGGCTCAGGAAGTGAAAGAACTGGTTGAGTTAGGCGTTCAGGTCGGTGTTGTGATTGGTGGTGGCAACCTGTTTCGTGGCGAAGGACTTGCCAAAGCAGGGATGAATCGTGTTGTTGGTGACCATATGGGGATGCTGGCAACTGTCATGAACGGGCTGGCGATGCGTGACGCATTGCATCGAGCCTATGTCAATGCCCGAGTGATGTCTGCTATTCCACTGAATGGCGTGTGTGATGATTATAACTGGGCCAATGCGATCAGCCAGCTTCGTCAGGGGCGCGTGGTGATCTTTTCAGCAGGAACAGGTAATCCTTTCTTCACAACCGATTCTGCTGCATGTTTACGCGGTATTGAAATTGAAGCTGATGTTGTGCTCAAAGCCACAAAAGTTGATGGTGTTTATAGTGCGGATCCGGTAGCAAACCCTGATGCAGAGCTGTATGATAGGCTGACTTATAACGATGTCCTTGAAAAGGAACTACGGGTCATGGACTTGGCAGCCTTTACGCTTGCCAGAGATCATCAAATGCCAATCCGAGTCTTTAATATGAATAAACCTGGAGCTCTGCGTCGTATTGTGATGGGTGAAGCTGAAGGGACATTCATAAACAACAAGGCTTCATTGTAA
- the tsf gene encoding translation elongation factor Ts: MAVTAALVKELRERTGAGMMECKKALVETDGDVELAIENMRKSGAAKAAKKAGNLAAEGTIIIKEGEGIAALLEVNCQTDFVAKDENFSAFAHEVAAEALASKASVEELQAKFEDTRVALIAKIGENVTIRRVQYIEGSAMASYRHGEKIGVVVAGEGDTETLKHIAMHVAASSPEYVTPDDVPADVVAKERDVQVEIAMNEGKPKEIAEKMVAGRMKKFTGEISLTGQAFVMEPKKSVGEILKEKGASVSAFVRLEVGEGIEKKESLSFAEEVALAQKG, from the coding sequence ATGGCTGTTACTGCTGCTCTAGTAAAAGAACTGCGCGAGCGTACTGGCGCAGGTATGATGGAATGTAAGAAAGCGCTTGTTGAAACAGACGGCGACGTTGAACTTGCAATCGAAAACATGCGTAAAAGTGGTGCTGCTAAAGCTGCTAAAAAAGCAGGTAATTTGGCGGCCGAAGGCACTATCATTATCAAAGAAGGTGAAGGCATTGCCGCTCTTCTTGAAGTGAACTGCCAAACTGACTTTGTTGCGAAAGATGAAAACTTTAGCGCATTTGCCCATGAAGTGGCTGCTGAAGCCCTCGCTTCTAAAGCATCTGTAGAAGAGCTACAGGCTAAATTTGAAGACACGCGTGTTGCACTGATTGCAAAAATCGGTGAGAACGTCACTATCCGTCGTGTTCAGTATATTGAAGGTTCAGCGATGGCGTCTTATCGTCATGGCGAAAAAATTGGTGTTGTTGTTGCTGGTGAAGGCGACACTGAAACACTCAAGCACATTGCAATGCACGTTGCTGCATCTAGCCCTGAGTATGTGACACCAGACGATGTACCTGCTGACGTTGTTGCAAAAGAGCGTGATGTTCAAGTCGAAATCGCGATGAATGAAGGTAAGCCAAAAGAAATTGCAGAGAAAATGGTTGCAGGCCGGATGAAGAAATTCACAGGCGAAATTTCTCTGACTGGTCAGGCTTTCGTGATGGAACCTAAGAAATCTGTCGGCGAAATTTTGAAAGAAAAAGGTGCTTCTGTTTCTGCGTTCGTCCGTCTTGAAGTCGGTGAAGGTATTGAAAAGAAAGAAAGCCTAAGTTTTGCTGAAGAAGTTGCACTGGCTCAGAAAGGTTAA
- the rpsB gene encoding 30S ribosomal protein S2: MATVSMRDMLKAGVHFGHQTRYWNPKMKPFIFGARSRVHIINLEKTVPMFNEALAELAKIGEKKGKVLFVGTKRAASESVKEAALASNQYYVNNRWLGGMLTNWKTVRQSIKRLKDLEAQSTDGTFDKLTKKEALMRTREMEKLEKSLGGIKNMGGLPDALFIIDADHEHIAVKEANNLGIPVFAVVDTNSNPDGVDYIIPGNDDAIRAVQLYLNAAASSISEGRNKDVVALAEDGFVEAE, from the coding sequence ATGGCAACTGTATCAATGCGCGATATGCTGAAAGCTGGTGTTCACTTTGGTCACCAGACTCGTTACTGGAACCCAAAAATGAAGCCTTTCATTTTCGGTGCTCGTAGTCGTGTTCATATCATTAACCTAGAAAAAACTGTTCCAATGTTCAACGAAGCGCTGGCTGAGCTGGCAAAAATCGGTGAGAAAAAAGGAAAAGTTCTGTTTGTAGGGACAAAGCGCGCTGCATCTGAATCTGTAAAAGAAGCTGCATTAGCAAGCAACCAATACTATGTTAACAATCGCTGGTTAGGTGGTATGTTAACGAACTGGAAAACCGTTCGTCAGTCAATCAAGCGTCTGAAAGACCTTGAAGCGCAATCAACAGACGGTACTTTCGACAAACTCACTAAGAAAGAAGCTCTGATGCGTACTCGTGAAATGGAGAAGCTAGAGAAATCTCTTGGTGGTATCAAAAATATGGGTGGTTTACCAGACGCTCTGTTCATCATTGATGCTGATCATGAGCACATCGCAGTTAAAGAAGCGAACAATCTGGGTATCCCTGTATTCGCAGTCGTTGATACGAACTCTAATCCAGATGGTGTTGACTATATTATCCCAGGTAATGATGATGCAATCCGTGCAGTTCAACTTTATCTGAATGCTGCTGCTTCATCTATCAGCGAAGGCCGTAACAAAGACGTTGTTGCTCTTGCTGAAGATGGTTTTGTAGAAGCTGAATAA
- the map gene encoding type I methionyl aminopeptidase — translation MSVNIKTAEEIEKMRVAGQLAADVLEMIEPHVKPGVTTEELDQICHRYITETQQAIPAPLNYHGFTKSICTSINHVVCHGIPATEDSMYGQIKRPAVLKDGDIINIDITVIKDGYHGDTSRMFLVGDVSPADKRLCMVAQESLYLAMKVVKPGIQLGEIGTAIEKYIKTNNKNNPRMKFSIVKDYCGHGIGAGFHEEPQVVHYKNGDRTVLQPGMTFTIEPMINAGKFSCRLDEEDDWTVYTADCKNSAQWEHTLLVTDTGCEVLTLRKDETISRHLHNI, via the coding sequence ATGTCTGTAAATATAAAAACCGCAGAAGAAATAGAAAAGATGCGTGTTGCCGGCCAGCTTGCGGCAGATGTACTCGAAATGATTGAACCTCATGTCAAACCCGGTGTAACGACAGAAGAACTGGATCAAATCTGCCATCGGTACATCACAGAAACCCAACAGGCCATTCCTGCACCGCTCAATTATCATGGCTTCACAAAATCCATTTGTACGTCCATCAATCACGTTGTCTGTCATGGTATTCCGGCAACTGAAGATAGTATGTACGGTCAAATTAAACGTCCGGCAGTGCTGAAAGATGGTGACATCATCAACATTGATATCACCGTTATTAAAGACGGATACCACGGTGACACTTCCAGAATGTTCTTGGTTGGCGATGTCTCTCCGGCAGATAAGCGTTTGTGTATGGTGGCACAAGAAAGCCTTTATCTGGCAATGAAAGTGGTGAAACCCGGCATCCAGTTGGGTGAAATCGGCACTGCTATCGAAAAGTACATCAAAACGAACAATAAAAATAATCCACGGATGAAGTTTTCTATTGTGAAAGATTACTGTGGTCACGGTATCGGCGCCGGATTCCATGAGGAACCACAGGTTGTTCACTATAAAAACGGTGACAGAACTGTACTGCAACCGGGAATGACATTTACTATCGAGCCGATGATCAATGCGGGTAAGTTTAGCTGCCGTCTGGACGAAGAAGACGATTGGACAGTCTATACCGCAGATTGCAAAAACTCAGCGCAGTGGGAACATACACTCCTCGTCACCGATACGGGTTGTGAAGTGCTCACCTTACGCAAAGACGAAACGATTTCCCGTCATTTACACAATATCTAA
- the glnD gene encoding bifunctional uridylyltransferase/uridylyl-removing protein GlnD: MHVQSPLTLQDKQLTLASLKNQLEMFADEQKQQFLDAHLVPDLVYGRAEYMDQLLQRLWQSYNFHQIDELTLIAVGGYGRKELHPLSDIDILILSKQKLPPQVQTQISKFITLLWDLKLEVGHAVRTIAECSLIGREDLTVATNLQEARRLAGCEEIFHQLKLIILSESFWPTETFYRAKVEEQKARHARYHDTTYNLEPDIKSTPGGLRDIHTLSWIARRHFGATSLFEMSSHGFLTDAEYRELAECQEFLWRIRFALHLELKRYDNRLTFAHQAQVAEHLGFQGEGNHAVEMMMKEFYRTLRRVAELNKMLLKLFDQAILDEDNTSLPTIINDHFQKRGNLIELRTEGLFQQYPETILDMFIHIANDSQIEGVAPTTMRQLRTARRRLSYFLHTLPSAREKFMELVRHPNALTKAFSLMHRHGVLSAYLPQWSHIVGQMQFDLFHVYTVDEHSIRLLKHIRIFSDPKNHEHHPICCEIYPRLQKKELLIIAAIFHDIGKGRGGDHSEIGAVEAYDFCIEHGLSKPEAKLVSWLVQNHLLMSVTAQRRDIYDPEVIIEFAKTVRDEEYLEFLVCLTVADICATNPELWNSWKRTLLAELFYSTQRALRRGLENPVDVRERIRHNQQLSSALLRKEGFSLQEIDSLWQRFKADYFLRHSHKQIAWHCTHMLRHQAPDEPLILISKKATRGGTEIFVYTKDQHALFATVVAELDRKGLNVHDAQIMTSKDGYALDTFMVLDQNGDTIDAERHQTLTSHIHRAIGQGTPALHKTRRTPSNLKHFTVKTQVDFLPTKSKKRTLVEFVALDMPGLLATVGATFSELGFDIHGAKITTIGERAEDLFIITSTTHGKLSIEEQENLRQVLIENVDVLMPH; encoded by the coding sequence ATGCATGTTCAATCCCCACTTACACTACAAGATAAACAACTGACGCTCGCCTCGCTGAAAAATCAGCTGGAAATGTTTGCTGATGAGCAAAAACAGCAATTTCTGGATGCTCACTTAGTACCGGATTTAGTTTATGGCCGAGCAGAATATATGGATCAATTGCTGCAACGTTTATGGCAGTCTTACAATTTCCATCAGATCGACGAACTCACCTTGATCGCGGTCGGTGGTTATGGCAGAAAAGAACTTCATCCGTTGTCAGATATCGATATTTTAATTCTTTCCAAACAAAAGCTTCCGCCCCAGGTTCAGACACAGATCAGCAAATTCATTACACTTCTCTGGGATTTAAAACTTGAAGTCGGTCATGCCGTCAGAACCATTGCAGAGTGCAGTTTGATTGGCCGTGAAGATTTAACCGTCGCAACAAACCTACAGGAAGCCAGAAGGCTCGCCGGTTGCGAAGAGATATTTCATCAACTTAAACTCATCATTCTGTCAGAATCGTTCTGGCCGACAGAGACGTTCTACCGAGCCAAAGTTGAGGAACAGAAAGCACGTCACGCCCGTTATCACGATACCACTTATAATTTAGAACCCGATATCAAATCAACGCCCGGTGGATTGAGAGACATTCACACGCTCAGTTGGATAGCCAGACGACATTTCGGGGCAACCTCATTATTCGAAATGAGTAGCCACGGTTTCCTCACTGATGCCGAATACCGGGAGTTGGCTGAATGTCAGGAGTTTTTATGGCGGATACGTTTTGCGCTGCATCTAGAACTCAAACGCTACGATAATCGCCTAACGTTTGCCCATCAGGCTCAAGTTGCTGAACATCTGGGTTTTCAGGGAGAAGGCAACCATGCTGTTGAGATGATGATGAAAGAGTTTTACCGCACACTGAGACGGGTGGCTGAACTCAATAAAATGTTACTCAAGCTCTTTGATCAGGCTATTCTGGATGAAGACAATACTTCCCTGCCGACAATTATCAATGACCATTTCCAAAAACGTGGCAACCTGATCGAGCTTCGGACCGAAGGACTTTTCCAACAATATCCGGAAACGATTCTGGATATGTTCATCCACATTGCGAACGATTCTCAGATTGAAGGCGTTGCCCCGACGACCATGAGACAACTCAGAACAGCCCGACGCCGACTCAGTTATTTTTTACACACGCTCCCTTCAGCCCGAGAGAAGTTCATGGAATTGGTCCGGCATCCGAATGCGCTGACCAAAGCTTTCAGTCTGATGCATCGTCATGGCGTCTTATCCGCGTATCTGCCGCAATGGAGTCACATTGTCGGACAAATGCAGTTCGACCTCTTTCATGTTTATACTGTCGATGAACACAGTATTCGTTTGCTCAAACATATCCGGATTTTCAGTGATCCCAAAAATCATGAACATCATCCGATCTGCTGTGAAATTTACCCTCGCTTGCAAAAGAAAGAACTACTGATTATCGCGGCTATCTTCCATGATATCGGTAAAGGACGTGGCGGTGACCATTCAGAAATTGGGGCGGTAGAAGCCTATGATTTCTGTATTGAGCATGGTTTATCAAAGCCCGAGGCAAAATTGGTATCATGGCTGGTGCAAAATCATTTACTGATGTCGGTAACCGCACAGCGACGCGATATCTATGATCCGGAAGTGATTATCGAGTTTGCGAAAACAGTACGTGATGAAGAATATCTTGAGTTTCTCGTCTGTCTGACCGTTGCGGACATTTGTGCAACAAATCCGGAATTGTGGAATAGTTGGAAAAGAACCTTACTGGCGGAACTGTTTTATTCGACCCAACGGGCACTTCGCAGAGGTCTGGAGAACCCGGTAGATGTCAGAGAGCGAATCCGACACAACCAGCAACTCTCTTCAGCTTTATTAAGAAAAGAAGGCTTTAGTCTGCAAGAGATTGATTCGTTATGGCAACGTTTCAAAGCAGACTATTTCTTACGCCATTCGCATAAACAAATTGCTTGGCACTGTACGCATATGTTGCGCCACCAAGCACCAGATGAACCGCTGATCTTAATCAGTAAGAAAGCCACCCGTGGCGGCACGGAAATTTTTGTTTATACCAAAGATCAACATGCACTGTTTGCTACAGTTGTCGCTGAACTTGACCGCAAAGGCCTGAATGTTCATGACGCTCAGATCATGACCAGTAAAGATGGTTACGCACTCGATACATTTATGGTGCTGGACCAAAATGGAGATACCATTGATGCGGAGCGCCATCAAACACTGACATCTCATATCCACCGGGCTATCGGACAAGGAACGCCAGCCCTGCATAAAACCCGCAGAACCCCCAGTAACTTAAAACACTTCACGGTCAAAACGCAGGTTGATTTTCTGCCGACCAAGAGTAAAAAACGCACACTCGTTGAATTTGTAGCACTGGATATGCCGGGGTTACTGGCAACGGTCGGTGCAACATTTTCTGAACTGGGATTTGATATTCACGGTGCCAAAATCACGACCATCGGTGAAAGAGCTGAAGACTTATTTATCATTACCAGTACCACACATGGCAAGCTGAGCATTGAAGAACAAGAAAATCTGAGGCAGGTTTTAATCGAAAATGTAGATGTGCTTATGCCCCACTAA